One Perca flavescens isolate YP-PL-M2 chromosome 5, PFLA_1.0, whole genome shotgun sequence genomic window, CATGTGCAGTGTCAAATTTACACTCCCTGTCGAATTTCTGTAAACAGCACCACAAAAAAGACGATGATTTAAAAGATAGTTTCTACATAAGTTTACTCCATTATCTAAACTCATTCCACAGTgttttatgttcattttaagATACTCTTACAAAACTAGGCACATGTGAGCATTGAACAAATATAGTTGCTAAACAGTTTTTTGTAGTAATGGTACTTAGGCTACTGcctgcaatgacaataaagttgagcCTAATCTAATCGTAAAGAGGGAATTTCACATTTGTGAAACAAACATAACGTGTAAATGTAACGTGTTGTCATTTACTAAATGAAACTGTCAGAAGATTAAATGTGTCAAAAACACGTTCGATTggaatttatttttcataaacaTTGACATTCTGGACAGTATTAAACTTACAGACATGTAAAGAGCCGGAAAAGTGTCGGAAGGATACGTCACCTGGTTAACAGTTTGATGACTAAGGAACTCGTATGTGATAAAATAGGTGTAGATGATAACAGGGAAGTCAGGAGCGTTTTCATCCACACTCATCAGTGGGTCTGGGATTCCCCTCATCCTGCCCACGCTCACTGTGGCTGATGCCCAGTCCACTATCAGATCTGTACAAATGGATAAAATTACAAAGCTTCTTACTtagaaaattaaaatgaaacaagCCCACATTCGCAGGAGTCATATCTACTAACAGCAAAGTCTCACCACTCTTCTTGGCCAAGCCCCTAAAACAACATCTTTCCTCAGGGGAGATCCATGAGCCGTCCAGACAAGAGAGCTGTGGGAGACTGTCCACAGTGAAACCCGGGTAGCAGGGAGCAAGAGTGAAGGGGTTTCTCTCCAGCACCAGCGTCCTGAGGCAGGGGAGGGTGCTCAAGGCGTTCAGCAGGGACAGCTGGTCCTGAAACTCACAGTCACTTAGGTCCAGACACACCAGCTGTGGCCTGAGGTCAGAGACAGAACAGCAGTGTGTTGTACAGCAAGAACTGAAAATAAGGGTGGTCTATGgattcatttttcctttttatttataaatgagAATGGCTGAAATAAAAGCAACAGAGACCAAGACTTTTGTTCCCCTAGTATCGGTCAAGCTCCAGAATCATGACTTGAAAACCCCTGCTGCCTAAATGCCCACTTGTTTCAAACGCTACAATTCCAGTTGGTAATGCAGTTTGTCTGTTAAACATTTAAAGTTTCTGTTTTTGACACAGCAAGCTTAAAAATCACCCTGCAACACAcaaactgtgtgttttcaggccaGACTTCCGTTAACGGATGTATAGAAATACTAAGATCATGAGTCAAAACACCCACAAATTTCTGTAAAAGTTTCTATTAATTTGGATATTTACCCATTTTTAATTGATTCAActggtcatttttttttgtaattttttgtattcatttaaaaaattaaaaatgtcccAGAGTTTCTGTACATGATGATCTAAAAGCTGTTGTCTAAGGGTATTCTCTACATCAGGAATAATTTGtgatggcaaaaaaataaataaaaaaggattgTCTCAAGCCTGAGCTGAGATAATCCTTTTATTTCAAACTTCCATAAAATACATTATACAACTGATTTTATGAGATGTGTAGTACTGAATAAACTGAACTTCATGtgtttttagttatttacaaTTCTGTTGGATGATAAAGAAGAAAAGCTTAAGAAATTAATTTCCCCTGGCTTACTAATATGATAAACATATTATATTTAGTAAGCTGATCTTTTAGGAGTGTTTCAAAGTATTTGCCAACTGAAATTAATCAGGAAACTCAAGTCATTTTTTCctcactgaaaataaaaaaataaaaagtccaaAGGTGCCTCCCAGCTTTAATATAATACTTAACTTTGATATCAGTTGATAAACTGGTAGAGTGGGTGTAACTTTGTAAAAGTGTGAACTCCCTGTTTCCACTGAAACCATAGTTAGATGTGATTATTTTAGGTTGGATCAAACCAGTTTCTGACAACATCAACTGTTGTCATCACTGTGTTATCATCACCAACTGAATCACTTTGGCAAGAAACCTACCAGTGTTGCCTCAGCAGGTGTCACCGCTGAAAAACAGTCACACTGCCATCAAATCAGTACATGTGTGAAATCAGTCACAACGTGATGTAATTGTCTTACCTtacaaataatagaaaagtacACAATCTTACTTGAGTTCTTGTTTGACCTGATTACCCCTTTAAAACCAGCAagcttagtgtgtgtgtgtgtgtgtgtgtgtgtgtgtgtgtgtgtgtgtgacactaaCCAGTGTCTTCCTGTAAGATAACATACATCGTCATAGGAACCCAGACAGTTTGAGCCGAGGCCGAGGTACTGTAGGCGAGGAGGCAAGCCGTTGTTGAGACTGTTCAGAGCAGACAACTGGTTTGCACGTAGCTCCAAAATCTTTGAAACATATTCATAATCAGAGTTAGTCATCACCACATCACAAAGCCTGTTACACTTTGATCTATGTGTTAAAACTGTAATGTGGCACTGACATACCTCAACATGTGATGTCACAGCAGGTGTTTTACTTTTGATGTATGATGGAAAAGCAGGGAAAGCTCTTTTTGCTTTTTATGATTTGATTGTTAATCACCCTTCATTGACAAACCTTTGCAGAGGAAACTCACCTTTAAAGTGCTGGGAAGGTTTTCTGCAGCGATGGCTGAGATTTTGTTGGCACTCAGCACCAATTCCTCCAGCTTTGAGAACTTTAACAGGCCATCATCGATGACTgttacctgaacacaacacagacaaaacaTCAAGTACAACTTTCCACAATTGTGTAAAAGCATCAGCACTTTGTGTGTTTTGAAcaaggtgaggagcagagatGTCACAAGGTGTTACAGACCCAGGTGGGTACTCCAGAgacaaatttaaaatataatatatatttttgggaTCCTCTGTTTATTTTATCTCCATATTTTGGATTTAGGGGTGCAATGACAAACTTTAAGATTTGGGGATTGCTCTAACTAACTTCTAGcttgggaaaaccctgacaaacttccagCAAATTTGCTCTGCAagccactctcagttacaactgagaagggtctggtgtcaaccaggatAACTAACTTCGGGATTATAACAAATACCACATTTTTGGGCTTTTATACTAGATTTCTTTGGATTCAGAGACACTCAAACAAGTTTTGGCATTATAACAAATACCATATTGTAGCGTTGGAGGGTGGGTGTAGTGAAAAACCTCCCAGTGTGCAACAGGACAACAGGTTTATGGACACCATCCTCTGTTTATGCTTGTTTCTGTAACATAGCATTATggtgtttgacattttgttctATAATGTGTTGCACTGTTTCTACAGGTCATCTGTGGTTATTTCAGTGGAGCAGATATAGTGTAGGTTTGGTAATGCATCCACAGATAAGAGTGCAAAGGTAGTCTGTTGCTGTACTGATGATCAACTCCGCTCTGAGAAGCTAAAAGACCCTTTTGAACTGGAAATTTTGAATTACTGAGTTCTGAGAGAACACCCTTATATGCCATAGTATTTTGGGGATCATTATTATAATAGTATACtttgcttttaaatgttttcttttttcttaagaATGACACTGTACAAGAAGACTGGCTTGAATCAAATTTAAAGTAGAACATTTGAGTGTAAAATCTGTCCACTTACGTCCTTGTCCACGATGCGAAATGTAATAAAGTAATTGTAAATGAAGTCTGTGTGCAGGCGTTCAGGTGTTAGCACTGCCAGCTGTCTCAGGGCCGGAGCTTGAGGGCTCCATGATTCATCATGCTGCCACGGAGAGTGAGGGCAGCTTAGAAGATCCAAGAGGGCGTCTGTCTCCTCTGTCTTTGCTCCCTCTGTACTGTCTTTGGTCTTTCTCTGAGAACATAATCGCAACCAAGCTACTGTATGCAGTGATGAGAGTGCTGTAAACCACTGAACAGACATGAggatttttttaagataatcaaGAAAACGCTGCAACCTTAAAAATAAACTCACCCAGGTGCCATGTCCACATGGAAAGTCATTTAGACACAGGCGGTGAATCTGCTCCTCTAACACAGCAGAAAGCTTGTTTGAGCTCATGTCTACCAACAGTTGATACTATAGGACATGTTGCATAGATTTGTTAAGAGAAACACAATAGATACCAAATGAAATGATATCTCTGTTTTCTTTGGTCAGTCTTCCGGGGAAGAGGTCCCTGGTGTTTATTTACAAATGCCTCAGTCAGTTGCCTGGCAACAGCTGGGACTCAATCCAGGAACACTGCATCTGGTCAGGACTTCAGTGCAAGGGCAACAGAAAAAACGCCATGACTCTGAAATCCTTTGTTTTCTGCTTAGCAACgatcaaaaatgtatatttagaataatttaggaaaaaaaaataagatataataaaaacatgaaattgATGTCAGGTTTAGAGAAATTCTCCTTTAAACCGGGACATTTCTGCAGTATACATAATATGGCCCCACATTTTTGACTGCATTGTTGACAGTGCACTGTTTGACAAATGCATCAAATTTGACTACTTGACTGGGACACTTAATGAGCCATTGTGAATGTTATTAGTTACAACCATATACAAACGTAAATAAAATGCTACTTCTATGGTTAGTTCCATGGTCTGTGTTTTTCCTGCTATGGCAAAGTAAAAAATGAAATTTTTCATTCACAACTTTCTTCCTACattgtaatgtaaaaatgtattggCCCTTGTAGACATGTTTCttcaaacaaatgtattttttactgAACTTTGTAAATCCCAGAGGATCAAAAGATGTTCACCTTAAATCAGTCTGCTATGATTCAACAACCACCTTCCTCACAACTCTATAATAACTGATAAACCAAATACACCAGAAAATGAGGACCTTGAAGTTATTTAAGTAGCAGCTGTATTTAGGCACTGCAGTGCTTTAGAGCTAAGTGCTAACATCAAcaggctaacatgctcacaataatACTAACAAGCTGATGTTTAGCacgtataatgtttaccatgtttacaATCTTTGTTTTGCGTGTTAGAATACCAACATTTCTCAATTAGCACAAAAAACAGTACAGCTGAGCCTGATGGTAAGTTAGTTTTGCAGCTATTTGGTCATATAAACtgaagtattggacaaattgaaaCTTGTGATGCTAGATGAAAAGCCAGGGGATAACCAAAATGATTGTAATTCATTTAGAGGTGattatgaatgtctgtaccagaTTTCATAGCAATCCATTTCATATTTGTTGAGACACTTAACCAAAAACCATAAATCGGCCATCAACCTCactggtggcactagaggaaaagtcaggggatcacctaTGTGAGTAttattcatcctctggggaccatgagtACAACATTTTATGGCAATCAATCTAATAGTTGAGATATTGGACCAAAATGTGTGACCAAAAGTTGTGAGTCAATTTTTGTAATAACTGACACATTGATCAATTATTATTTCGATTTGCCATGACTAATGATACTCAAAGGGGAATCTCTTCCATTTAAGGAACATCCTGTGTGTTATCCACGACCACAGCAAAAGTATCTCTGAGACAGTACTTATGTTACTAGGAAATGCCTTAtcaaacatactataacttgaATTACTGCGTCATGGTAAAGATCGCAACAGCTCAAATTTAGGCATCAGTAATTAatgataaacaaaacaaagttaaGGGAGATGAACCATGCCGGTTTAACATTATACCCTCTTAAAGTTTGGTGGCATCATAACAACTATTCTTTAATACCTCTGCAATCTGTCAGGGTTCAAAATGTTACCCTTtcagactgttttttttaatttccattcAACCGATAAACATCAAATGCCTAGATCGCTTTGTGGCAGTTTGCATTGCCTCCCCACATTAAACCACTGTGGTGAGCTGTGGCCTACAATTGCAAAATAGAAACATTTACAACAAGATTATTTGAATGATAATGCCACAAAGGCGTCATGCACCCAATGATggcatgcaacaaaaaaaatcccacGTTTCGATATATAAGCACAGTGTGTGCCAGTTTAGGACCATTAACTCAACAGCTTAAAGACAAAAGTCACACCATGCCTGTCATTAAAGgtaagctgtttttaaatgaaagctCAATGATTTACGATAATTTTTTTCCTGCAAAGagtaagaaaatgaaaaacttgTCAAACTCATGCTTAACACTCTGTGTAACAATGCTTTAGTAACTTTGATATGCTGTGATTGAAAgagtattgattgattgattgattgattgattgaaaagTCTAAGAGGAAGCTGCCTAAAATCTAAAATGAGCTTTTAAGCAACATTTTCTTACATTATATTATTCTCTCTCAGTAAAATCAATTTAGACTTTGTGATGTTGATTCGATTTACCCTTGAGCAAGCTTCTGGCTGACTTGCTATACAGATGACAGCGTCATACTCTTTTGTGTATAACTTCCTGCAGAGCTCCTGCTTTCCTGCATTGTGATGCTGCACATCTCCTTCATGGCCTGCCGACCAACTACATCTGCTCTCGATCATGGGATCAATAATCTTCGGGGGGAGATGGTGAAGCGTCTGCGGCTAGTTAGGTGTGACCTAAAACAAGCAGAAAATGATTATGTAAGTAAACACGTCATTCTTTAAGTTTAAAAAGTTGAAAGTGACAACATTTTCTAGAACTATATTTCATATGAGATGTATTCAGTGTGTGGCGGGACAAGAATGGACCAGAATCAAATTGCAGTGAAAAACCCACTAATGTGGgtgctttatttttctttgtacagCAAAATAAAGAGTGCAGCGGTGTAGCTCCCTTGTGGCGTGGCTAGTGTGCAGGGTTGGGTTAGGCCTTGTGGAATTCTGCTGGGTAGGCGAGGTGCAGTAGGGAGCTCGTCGGTGAAGTTGGGCAAGGAGGGACAGGAGACCTTGAGTTCCAGCAGAGATTCATTCAGCTCCAGTCATCCTTGGCTTGGTTTATGGGCTTTCTGATGCAGGAAAACAGAGTAGTGGTTAGCTTGAGTGGCAAACACAGACTAACCTGCCTTAGTTGGTGTGACTCCTTTTGTCCTGGCCTGACGAGGGCAAACGAGAGGCAGCTGGAGGCGGTGATTAGTGGTTGCCAGCCGTGTCTTGTTGTAGGCTGGCTTCTTGGTcatgtgcttgttttgccaaACATGATGGGAGGCCTTTGAAGGCGTGTCCCCGGCCTGGCAACGATTCAGGGGCCATTTGGCCACAAGTGGTAATAGCCAATAAtgtaacacaacaaaaacattacCAGTAATAGAATGTGACTaagaacatttactcaagtacacaTTCAAGGTACTtagttgtactttacttgaatatttccattttatgcaacTTTAAACTCCTACTACACTGCATCTCAGatgcaaatattgtactttttacttcactacatttatctgacagttttagttacttttcagattacaaTTTTCCATCCCCTTACCTTacagtgaaaaccatgtatctccaaaTTTGGTGGTTTTAAATTAGAATTCTTCTGATAAACTACAAGATGAAGTGTTCTTTTATGCATTGAGAAAATTCTCCTTCTCAAGCTAAATACCACGGATCAAAACCCTTGGGACATCATGTTGTATGATGATtttatagaatatgatgcattaatGTAGATTTCTCTCACTTCCTCTCTAGGTCAGTCTTATTAATAAAGGAGAGTCACGGAGTTTAGAGCGCCCAGAGGGAATAACTTCTGGAAACACCACAGAAGAAATAGAGGCCTCCATCTGTGCCATCCTCGACTACCTCGGCAACCACCTGCCGACAATCATCAAGAACGTTGCCATTCCCCACAATGAGATCCTCGATGAGCACACCGTCCTCAAACAAACTAATAAGTTTCTTAATCATTTCAAAAAAATTGTAGACCAACGGGCGTCAAGGACTACGCATTGCGAAAGAAATGTTACACCTTCAGACGATTACACTATGAAAAAACTTGGCTACGGAATCATTTACTATACCAGGCAATGGGTGGAGACTTTCACAAACACATCCACCTCTTGTTTAGGCCTACAGTAAACTTATGACAGCACTTACTGGCAACTTATTTATTTccgtatttatttatttatttatttgtgtgttatGTAAGgttttgtatatttatttatagttgGTATGctagtatttattttatttatattgaatGATGTCTTCCACATTGTCTGGCCTTGTGCTGCTCCATTCTGACTGTATACTAGATGATTGAAAAAATAAGTTggttataataaaatatttaaatcaaaccatttatcttttctttaaacAATGATTTCACTGCAAGAAGATAATTTAAGGgttcttcatcatcatcttttACAATACACCTTATTTTAATTTACCTTGTGTAACCCATCATTTGGCcggaacacaaacaaacacacgcgcacacacacacacgcacgcgcacacacacacacacacacacacacacacacacacacacacttgtctttAATATTTACTGTAGCTTACACAGTATGTTTATCTTGAAGGAGGAATGCCATGAGATTAAAAAAGCAAGTTGAACATAATTTGAAAAATATGATGCAGTTAAACCTTGAGGGAATGCAGGCACCCAAATAGGctatttatattttagatttcaGAGCACATTCCTTATATGTTCACTTGATCGTCTTTCTGCCTATATGGCTATTAGGATAATACAGACATATAGGCTACACATgacaatcatttatttttcttattcacACAAAAGATAAAATCGAATTGAGTTTAAGATTTAATCTAACTGTAGGTGCGTTACGGGATGTGTAGGTTTTTCTAAATAAGAGATTCCTAGGGACTAGGGAACTCCAGAGCGTGGAACTGAATCCTGAGCTTGTATGACATTTCTGTGATAGCCCGGAAAATATTAAAATGCCGATCATTATCTGAAGAGTCCCAATAAAAGTGATCATCGATAGTCAGATTTTTTATTGAAAGTGTCACATCAGAGAGCCTGCCAACTAAAGCCTTCTGCTGTCATGAATTGTCGTGCTGGTAAGAATCTTAAAGTGCATCTCAGAGTCCCGCAATGTCTATAgataaaacacaacattgaAACTCTCTAGTAGTCCAGTGACTGCAAACCTCTCTCGTGTATTACAAAAAATCAAATCTAATTCATCTTCACTGTGCTCTTTCATGTCACTGCTGCAGTCGCCATCTTCCTGGGTCTGCTCATTGCACAAGCAGTCTGCGGACCTGTTGGACATGGAACAAAAACCGGGGCCGTGAACGCAACCATCCAGCAGATGCGGGAGAAGATATGGACCGCTCTTGGCCCCCTCGTAAGCTTTTTGGTGCTTCATTTAATCTATTTACTACTAATCAAAGATAATTCATTTCTGCTATAATCACACAGAGCATCCCTGGAGTAAATGTAGTATACTTTTTAGATAGCCTACCTGGGTATTAGGCTACTCACTGATATACTGACCAAGACTGTCTCCTGCAGGCTGAACCCGTACTGGTACCCAACATCTCCTGCTCGTCCCTGAACACCACGGAGCTGGTCGGGTCGGAGCAGCAGCCCTTAACCCTCCACCACCTCTCTTCCTTCCGCTGCTACATGATGAAAATGTTGGAGTGGACCCCGGAGTTGTCTCAACAGCTGAAAATAATCAGCCAGTACATACAGAGTGTGGAGCTGCTGACGAGCGGACAGACAGCCAGTCAGGACTGCAGCCTACCCTCCTTTGGGCAGGATGCGGACAAGTACGCGTTTGTCAAATGTCTGCTGGAGCTACTGGACCAGCGTCTCAGCAAAGCAACGTTTTGATTCAACTGCGTTTGAATATACGTTATTTATTCTTACACCTTTAAATTATAAAACATTCACCTTTGTAATCCAGTGTTATATGGATGAAAAAGTAAACTTGTTCTGAAAGTTAAAGTTCTACTTAGTAGGCTTATTAGCTAGTTATCAGTATCTGATAAGATTTATTCAAAAACAAAGGGACATTCATTGAAAATAAAGTAGCCCAAGTCAAGATTTTCattcttgttgtttttattgtgattCAGAATAATTTAAGCGATTTTAAATGAAGACATTTGGGAACTTTGGAATTGAACAAAAGAAACACtccgatgcagcacataaaataTCTTTActtctttaaacaaatgaaatacaaCACTACATTTGTGTTGAACCAAAGTGGGCAGATCCAATCCGCAACGAAACTGTATATCAGGTACAAAACCCACTCACAGAAACAGCAAACAAAAAGTTGGAAATCCAACCTGGTATGATAACCATTTGCCACACAAATGCCAAGCTGCAGTGGAACGTCAAGTCTTTCCATCATTAGTTACATATACAGAAGCTTGCCAAAGTATTCATACCCCTTGAACTTTTACACATTTTGTCACGTTACATCCACAAATTTAAATGTAGGCTATTTCATTGGGATTTTATGGGATAGACAAACACAAAATTGCGCATATTTGTGAAGTGAAAGAAAAATGATACATGgtttaaaaaatttttttgcTCATTCTTCTTTGCAAAATAGCTCAAGCTCAGTCAGATTGGAAAGCGTCTGAACAGCAATTTTTAAGTCTTGCCAGAGAGTCTCAATTGGATTTAGGTATGGACTTTGACTAGGCCATTCTAACACATGAATATGCTTTGATCTAAACCATTCCATTGTAGCTCTGGCTGTATGTTTAGGGTCGTCGTCCTGCGTGAAGGTGAACCTCCGCCccagtctcaagtcttttgcagACTAACAGGTTTTCCTTCTTCATCTGACCAGAGCACCTTCCTCCACGTTTGCTGTGTCCCCCACATGGCTGGTGACAAAATGGCTATTTTTCAACAATGCCTTTCTTCTTGCCACTCTTCCATAAAGGCCCAATTTATGGAGTGCACGACTAAAAGTTGTCCTGTGGACAGATTCTCCCACCTGAGCTGTGGatctctgcagctcctccagaaTTACCATGGGCCTCTTGGCTGCTTCTCGGATCAATGCTCTCCTTGCCCGGCCTGTCAGTTTAAGTGGATGGCCAAATCTTGGTAGGTTTGCAGTTGTGCCATACTCtttccattttcaaaatgatgGATTGAACAATGCTCTGTGAGATGTTCAAAGCTTgggatatttttttataatttaaccCTGCTTTAAACTTCTCCACAACTATCCCTGACCTGTCTGGTATGTTCCTTGGGCTTCATGATGCTTTTTGTTCACTAATGTTCACT contains:
- the LOC114556387 gene encoding leucine-rich repeat-containing protein 43 — encoded protein: MSSNKLSAVLEEQIHRLCLNDFPCGHGTWRKTKDSTEGAKTEETDALLDLLSCPHSPWQHDESWSPQAPALRQLAVLTPERLHTDFIYNYFITFRIVDKDVTVIDDGLLKFSKLEELVLSANKISAIAAENLPSTLKILELRANQLSALNSLNNGLPPRLQYLGLGSNCLGSYDDVCYLTGRHWPQLVCLDLSDCEFQDQLSLLNALSTLPCLRTLVLERNPFTLAPCYPGFTVDSLPQLSCLDGSWISPEERCCFRGLAKKSDLIVDWASATVSVGRMRGIPDPLMSVDENAPDFPVIIYTYFITYEFLSHQTVNQKFDRECKFDTAHVTENCFSDADLQSNKNCENESSKPDTQDLMVYTEETCHDFAHVSRHSTSKLTWSECMAFGDTQTFIVSDLGGLKRFFNQGLYLTIEEEKVLSWPVASEDIPVPKPSQTLKEKKGGKEKESPIKSGSTKDKSKDKKKNSVPELVQDAPIRRVLGSVHVPLQSLVRRGQKVEVLCELAALHTESEVEATQTLEKDLGKKTKEDKESKQRGGSTTKPKNTAASKGKGKGRKECEEMDVHTDNSVSAHLELVTVELSVELEKWQSASEAHQLLLPHQN